A stretch of Methanosphaerula palustris E1-9c DNA encodes these proteins:
- a CDS encoding NHL repeat-containing protein has translation MRSQYIFCVLLLLFWSSVQIVSADGENEYTTQWGSPGQGDGQFNGPNSITVDSTGKVYVVDRNNTWIQRFDANGTFISK, from the coding sequence ATGAGATCTCAGTATATATTCTGCGTTCTCCTCCTCCTCTTCTGGAGCAGTGTCCAGATTGTTTCAGCCGATGGAGAGAATGAGTACACCACACAATGGGGCAGTCCCGGCCAGGGGGACGGGCAGTTCAACGGACCAAACAGTATCACCGTGGATAGTACCGGAAAAGTCTACGTCGTCGATAGGAACAACACCTGGATCCAGAGATTCGACGCGAATGGCACATTCATATCAAAATAG
- a CDS encoding tripartite tricarboxylate transporter permease has product MEGVITGLVAGVLLGTISGLLPGIHANTMAGILLGLQATLAGILGEEELATAMFAALITHTFLDTIPSTFLGVPDADTALSVLPSHALCLEGHGEEAVRTSALGAAWGLSFAIPLSLLCFYLLPPLQPFLDWGIGILLVAVVGTMILAAESPRWGAAIFFTSGILGIFTMRYGYLAWHTLGESALLMPLLAGLFGLPALLYSSHAGIPPQTFEGISTPLKTIISQSAIGALAGVLVGWLPGLSTATANGLLTRFVSYDRDRRGYILATSAASTSNAFVGLAAFFALGRERSGVIAAMASLHLPSPLVLAAVGCLAGGAGYLLTVLLAGSASALQVLDGRTLNYGVAGFVTLLTLLLSGPFGLLVLLLATLVGIAPYLIDIRKIFCMGAILLPVILYSFGLLTL; this is encoded by the coding sequence ATGGAGGGTGTGATCACCGGTCTGGTCGCTGGGGTGCTTCTCGGTACGATCAGCGGGCTGCTGCCAGGGATCCACGCCAACACCATGGCAGGGATCCTCCTCGGACTGCAGGCCACCCTCGCCGGCATCCTCGGTGAGGAAGAGCTCGCTACTGCGATGTTTGCAGCCCTGATCACCCACACGTTTTTGGATACGATCCCCTCCACCTTTCTCGGGGTTCCCGATGCCGACACGGCCCTCTCGGTGCTGCCGTCCCATGCCCTCTGCCTGGAGGGGCACGGTGAGGAGGCGGTCAGGACCTCGGCCCTTGGTGCGGCCTGGGGTCTCTCCTTCGCCATCCCGCTCTCCCTCCTCTGCTTCTACCTCCTCCCGCCGCTCCAGCCCTTCCTGGACTGGGGGATCGGGATCCTGCTCGTCGCCGTCGTCGGGACGATGATCCTCGCGGCCGAGTCCCCTCGCTGGGGGGCGGCGATCTTCTTCACCTCAGGGATCCTCGGCATCTTCACGATGCGGTATGGGTACCTGGCCTGGCATACCCTCGGCGAGTCGGCGCTGCTGATGCCCCTCCTCGCTGGCCTCTTCGGTCTGCCAGCCTTGCTATATTCATCACACGCCGGGATCCCGCCGCAGACCTTCGAGGGGATCAGCACCCCGCTGAAGACGATCATCTCCCAGTCCGCCATCGGGGCCCTGGCCGGGGTGCTGGTCGGCTGGCTGCCGGGCCTCTCCACCGCCACTGCCAATGGGCTGCTGACCAGGTTCGTCTCCTACGACCGGGACCGCCGGGGGTACATCCTCGCTACCTCGGCAGCCTCCACCTCGAACGCGTTCGTTGGCCTTGCTGCCTTCTTCGCCCTCGGCCGGGAGCGGAGCGGGGTGATCGCTGCGATGGCCTCCCTCCACCTTCCCTCACCATTGGTGCTGGCCGCGGTCGGATGCCTGGCCGGCGGGGCCGGCTACCTGCTGACCGTCCTCCTCGCCGGTTCTGCATCAGCTCTGCAGGTGCTCGATGGCAGGACTCTGAACTACGGCGTCGCCGGGTTTGTGACCCTGCTCACCCTCCTCCTCTCCGGCCCGTTCGGGCTGCTGGTGCTCCTCCTCGCCACCCTGGTCGGCATCGCCCCGTATTTGATCGATATCCGGAAGATCTTCTGCATGGGTGCGATCTTACTTCCAGTGATCCTGTACTCGTTCGGGTTACTGACACTCTGA
- a CDS encoding methanogenesis marker 16 metalloprotein, whose amino-acid sequence MKTIDEINQKIREGTAVVLTADELKARIREGETVTPEKVDVVTTGTFGVMSGTMAVLSFSVAKPGTFQKAEQVLLNGVPAYPGPCPNERNGILDLVVYGTAHRDHRYGGGHLFRDIVAGHVIAVEVVAGEQTLETMITLNQMGLARIIATRMAFRNYHAMINRSVDPIQTIFSVTGLAGPCTEVSVSGCGEINPLENDPERRFIGTGTRVLLNGGTGYVIGEGTRSSQEKPNLSVYGDMKGMNPQMMGGFITSVGPECLTSLAAPIPVLDQAALDPLLVLDAEVNLPIAGINDRTGCAASKYSEVWQGTDHRIQNDPSGCVHCETCRAATLCPTGAISPGAVIDRDRCVNCGTCVQVCPGPAFSGILGAITYEGRQVPITLRQSDRIRGTRLCAELKERIRVGTFSLTRKVDSL is encoded by the coding sequence ATGAAGACGATCGATGAGATCAATCAAAAGATCCGGGAGGGGACGGCGGTTGTGCTGACAGCAGACGAGCTGAAGGCCCGGATCAGAGAGGGGGAGACGGTCACCCCCGAGAAGGTGGATGTCGTCACCACCGGGACCTTCGGGGTGATGTCAGGGACGATGGCGGTCCTCTCGTTTTCGGTGGCGAAGCCGGGAACATTCCAGAAGGCCGAGCAGGTGCTGTTGAACGGGGTGCCAGCCTACCCCGGCCCCTGTCCGAACGAGCGGAACGGGATCCTGGATCTGGTGGTCTATGGGACCGCCCACCGCGACCACCGGTACGGCGGCGGCCACCTCTTCCGGGATATCGTCGCAGGCCATGTGATCGCGGTCGAGGTTGTTGCAGGAGAGCAGACTCTGGAGACGATGATCACCCTGAACCAGATGGGATTGGCCCGGATCATTGCAACACGGATGGCGTTTCGGAACTACCATGCGATGATCAACCGGTCGGTCGACCCGATCCAGACGATCTTCTCAGTGACTGGTCTCGCTGGCCCGTGCACCGAGGTCTCGGTCAGTGGTTGCGGAGAGATCAACCCGCTCGAGAACGATCCCGAGCGACGGTTCATCGGCACCGGGACCAGGGTGTTGCTGAACGGCGGAACCGGGTACGTGATCGGCGAGGGAACCCGCTCCAGCCAGGAGAAACCGAACCTCTCGGTCTATGGAGACATGAAGGGGATGAACCCCCAGATGATGGGGGGTTTCATCACCTCAGTCGGACCCGAGTGCCTGACCTCTCTCGCAGCTCCGATCCCGGTGCTCGACCAGGCGGCGCTCGACCCGTTGCTGGTCCTCGATGCAGAAGTCAATCTGCCGATCGCAGGGATCAACGATCGGACAGGATGCGCAGCCTCGAAGTACAGCGAGGTCTGGCAGGGAACCGATCATCGGATCCAGAACGATCCGTCCGGCTGTGTTCACTGCGAGACCTGCCGGGCGGCTACTCTCTGCCCGACCGGGGCGATCAGTCCGGGCGCGGTGATCGATCGGGACCGGTGTGTGAACTGCGGAACCTGCGTGCAGGTCTGCCCTGGACCAGCCTTCTCCGGGATCCTCGGTGCAATCACTTATGAGGGAAGGCAGGTGCCGATCACCCTCCGCCAGTCGGATCGGATCCGCGGCACACGTCTCTGTGCCGAGCTCAAGGAGCGGATCCGGGTCGGCACCTTCAGTCTCACCAGGAAGGTCGATTCACTATGA
- a CDS encoding fibrillarin-like rRNA/tRNA 2'-O-methyltransferase — MIWIDGTLVSEGESGVYGERVVQGYRVWDPYRSKFAALATRYRERNLDLTGDQKVLYLGAANGTTVSHVADYVEVVYAVEFAPHPMQDLVMVARRRKNVIPIMADAGRPEQYAPLLEQVDLLYQDVAQPTQVSIAIANLIFLRPGGRLILMLKSRSVDVSRDPKEVAAEAAAALTAAGLVVESIDWLAPYHPDHAALICRKGTEEKD; from the coding sequence ATGATCTGGATCGACGGGACCCTTGTCTCCGAGGGGGAGTCAGGAGTCTATGGCGAACGGGTCGTCCAGGGATATCGGGTCTGGGACCCGTACCGCTCCAAGTTCGCGGCCCTGGCCACCCGATACCGGGAGCGGAATCTGGACCTGACTGGTGATCAAAAGGTGCTGTACCTCGGGGCGGCCAATGGGACCACCGTCTCGCATGTCGCCGACTATGTCGAAGTGGTCTACGCGGTCGAGTTCGCCCCGCACCCGATGCAGGATCTGGTGATGGTGGCGAGGAGACGGAAGAACGTGATCCCGATCATGGCCGATGCCGGCCGGCCCGAGCAGTACGCTCCACTCCTCGAGCAGGTGGACCTGCTCTATCAGGACGTAGCCCAACCGACGCAGGTCTCGATCGCCATCGCGAACCTGATCTTCCTCCGCCCAGGTGGACGGCTGATCCTGATGCTCAAGAGCAGGTCGGTCGACGTCAGCAGGGATCCGAAAGAGGTCGCCGCCGAGGCTGCAGCAGCCCTGACCGCTGCCGGCCTTGTCGTGGAGAGCATCGACTGGCTGGCCCCGTACCACCCCGACCATGCGGCTCTGATCTGCAGAAAGGGCACTGAAGAGAAGGATTGA
- a CDS encoding TIM barrel protein: MRSDDLETFHVLSLLADQGLIDHIQVYVSPAPEEILNGEIEEIATTDARIVVHAPHHLDRVNPADPSLGGSMSVTDGEAQIEAGMADAFEFADRLDASYIVAHAGFIGHLDRQKVVNNVRSFIDRYHDRRLLIENLPAVHKDLQFFGATAEELKSLNLSRIGGICLDFAHLYCSANYLSNPYGEMLTAFSALPVRFHHLSNSRTGSITDQHLPLDHSEGGVPIDQVMAWVKNHPANQTSLEYKNSDHSIYKQQLQVFDDLYHQA; this comes from the coding sequence ATGCGTTCGGATGATCTCGAAACGTTCCACGTCCTCTCTCTTCTCGCTGATCAGGGACTGATAGACCATATCCAGGTCTATGTGAGCCCTGCACCTGAAGAGATTCTGAATGGAGAGATAGAAGAGATTGCCACGACAGATGCCAGGATCGTCGTCCATGCCCCCCACCACCTGGACAGGGTGAACCCTGCCGACCCCTCGCTCGGAGGATCCATGTCGGTAACGGATGGGGAGGCACAGATCGAAGCCGGGATGGCCGATGCGTTCGAATTCGCCGACCGGCTCGACGCTTCCTATATCGTCGCCCATGCAGGTTTCATCGGTCATCTCGACCGGCAGAAGGTTGTCAACAACGTGCGCTCATTCATTGACCGGTACCATGATCGGCGTCTCCTTATTGAGAACCTCCCTGCGGTTCATAAGGATCTCCAGTTCTTCGGGGCGACGGCAGAGGAACTCAAATCCCTCAACCTCTCCCGGATTGGTGGGATCTGCCTGGATTTCGCCCATCTTTACTGCTCAGCCAACTATCTTTCTAATCCGTACGGGGAGATGCTGACCGCTTTTTCGGCCCTTCCGGTCCGGTTCCACCACCTCTCCAATAGCAGAACCGGGTCGATCACCGATCAGCACCTGCCACTCGATCACTCTGAGGGTGGGGTTCCGATCGATCAGGTGATGGCGTGGGTCAAAAACCACCCGGCTAACCAGACCAGCTTGGAGTACAAGAACAGCGATCATTCGATCTACAAGCAGCAGTTGCAGGTCTTCGACGACCTGTACCATCAGGCCTGA
- a CDS encoding helix-turn-helix domain-containing protein, which yields MLIRRILDTSFQAVLNEELRRRDMTVRELADATGIPAATLYKITAGERDPRLSTVTRIINILEPRGRDFIAVVAAKFVLEEVEGEEITCGERTCTIKGYSANSLEECIIAAVRAEKEGASGIVCAPVLASIIERIVDIPVSIMKPQPPTIIEAIETLGKRIS from the coding sequence ATGTTGATCAGACGTATACTTGACACCTCGTTTCAGGCCGTCCTGAACGAGGAACTGCGGCGACGGGACATGACCGTTCGGGAGCTGGCCGATGCAACCGGGATACCTGCGGCTACGCTGTACAAGATCACCGCCGGTGAACGGGATCCACGCCTCTCAACCGTCACCAGGATCATCAATATCCTTGAACCGAGAGGCAGGGACTTCATCGCCGTGGTCGCGGCCAAGTTCGTCCTCGAGGAGGTCGAAGGAGAGGAGATCACCTGCGGAGAGCGGACCTGTACAATAAAAGGCTACTCTGCCAACTCCCTGGAAGAGTGTATCATCGCTGCGGTCAGGGCTGAAAAGGAGGGAGCGAGCGGAATCGTCTGCGCCCCGGTACTGGCCTCGATCATCGAGCGGATCGTCGACATTCCGGTTTCGATCATGAAACCGCAGCCACCGACGATCATCGAGGCGATCGAGACCCTCGGAAAGCGAATCTCCTGA
- a CDS encoding NOP5/NOP56 family protein, with product MQHYWFGDREEGGEVCTPAPARLEDALARLATLRTPVKDYILPDWQWAAACGYVQTRDEYLHRLQELCLLLAEQKVAVQYQAKDVELLQMVRTLDQMDEVINLLTERAVDWYTVKHPKFSRKFKSMNARKLLGSLAPRTKGPLGMVMEEIERLSVTRTALMREVSSRSDLVLPNCSALVGGLVAARLLSTAGGLEPLARLPGSSVQVLGAKTALFSHIRSGTPSPKHGIIFQHRRVHNAPPSVRGRVSRVLAAKLAIAARLDLYRGEPDPTFIDKAQQAIDRAGRVA from the coding sequence ATGCAGCACTACTGGTTTGGGGATCGTGAGGAAGGGGGAGAGGTCTGTACCCCTGCGCCGGCCCGGCTCGAAGATGCACTGGCCAGGCTTGCGACGCTGAGAACGCCGGTCAAGGATTATATCCTCCCCGACTGGCAGTGGGCGGCCGCGTGCGGATACGTCCAGACCAGGGACGAGTACCTGCACCGGCTCCAGGAACTCTGCCTTCTCCTCGCCGAGCAGAAGGTCGCTGTCCAGTACCAGGCTAAGGATGTCGAGCTCCTCCAGATGGTTCGGACCCTCGACCAGATGGACGAAGTGATCAATCTCTTGACCGAACGAGCGGTTGACTGGTACACCGTCAAACACCCGAAGTTCAGCAGGAAGTTCAAATCGATGAACGCCCGAAAACTCCTTGGATCGCTCGCCCCGCGGACGAAAGGGCCGCTCGGCATGGTGATGGAGGAGATCGAGCGCCTCTCGGTGACCCGGACTGCACTGATGCGGGAGGTGTCCTCTCGATCAGATCTGGTCCTCCCGAACTGTAGCGCCTTGGTTGGCGGGCTTGTCGCCGCCCGGCTTCTCTCCACGGCTGGCGGACTCGAACCCCTGGCTCGGCTACCCGGCAGTTCGGTGCAGGTGCTCGGGGCAAAGACGGCTCTCTTCTCTCATATCCGGTCCGGCACCCCGTCCCCCAAGCATGGAATCATATTCCAGCACCGGCGGGTCCACAACGCCCCACCTTCGGTCAGGGGCCGCGTTTCACGGGTGCTGGCTGCTAAACTGGCCATCGCGGCCCGTTTGGACCTGTACCGGGGCGAACCTGACCCGACCTTCATCGATAAGGCGCAACAGGCGATCGATCGGGCCGGGAGAGTCGCATGA
- a CDS encoding DUF2769 domain-containing protein — translation MDVFEETIQSLSGKSSVDKAAAIAEMHEKCPCPGCPTYNRCASEAKEKLFCINGRSFMCISDQKTCACPTCGLGQSVGLKNTSFCTRGSEMGQRYEHTIWGTSLLK, via the coding sequence ATGGATGTTTTTGAAGAGACGATACAGTCGCTCTCGGGGAAGAGCTCTGTGGATAAGGCGGCCGCGATCGCGGAGATGCATGAGAAGTGCCCCTGCCCGGGCTGCCCGACGTACAACCGATGTGCCAGCGAGGCGAAGGAGAAACTCTTCTGTATCAATGGCCGGTCCTTTATGTGCATCAGCGACCAGAAGACCTGTGCCTGTCCGACGTGTGGCCTTGGTCAGTCGGTCGGTCTGAAAAACACCTCGTTCTGTACTCGCGGGTCAGAGATGGGCCAGCGGTACGAGCACACGATCTGGGGTACCTCGCTCTTAAAGTAG
- a CDS encoding cysteate synthase, protein MSGDYQLRCPTCGLRITDRYSSFCPAGHPGLLVTDYPERTLSLSGQPGIFRYESWLPVRGRLPFTGGTVTYQSDGLAEELGLAHLFIGFNGYWPERGADLVTCSFKELEAVPSMLRATERTAGILVVASAGNTARAFCQVSALTGIPVVIVVPQSALPRLWTTEPAPAALVIGVDGDYADAIAYSTALAAVDPRLIVEGGARNVARRDGMGTVMLDGAVTIGRIPDHYVQAVGSGTGGVAAYEAASRLIRDGRFGGRLPILHLAQNLPFVPMVAAWEEHTRDLQVGPGTPYTEEAEQWVSAPVLTNRTPPYGVPGGTYDALEATGGEMYAISNGLARAAGTLFTDCEGIDLDPAAAVATASLIQAIEMGTIEPGSRVLLNITGGGYDRVVEDHTLVPTPAGYRVPAGNPDDEIRRDVITWVNDHA, encoded by the coding sequence ATGAGTGGAGATTACCAGCTCAGGTGCCCGACCTGTGGACTGAGGATCACGGATCGCTACTCCTCGTTCTGTCCGGCCGGCCACCCCGGGCTCCTGGTGACGGATTACCCGGAGAGAACTCTCTCCCTCAGTGGCCAGCCCGGGATCTTCCGGTATGAGTCATGGTTGCCGGTCAGGGGCCGGCTTCCGTTCACCGGGGGGACCGTTACCTACCAGAGCGACGGCCTGGCAGAGGAACTCGGGCTTGCGCACCTCTTCATCGGGTTCAACGGCTATTGGCCTGAACGGGGGGCCGATCTCGTCACCTGCTCGTTCAAGGAGCTCGAAGCGGTCCCGTCGATGCTGCGTGCGACCGAACGAACAGCGGGGATCCTGGTCGTCGCCTCAGCAGGGAACACGGCCCGGGCGTTCTGTCAGGTCTCGGCCCTGACCGGTATCCCGGTCGTGATCGTGGTCCCGCAATCAGCCCTTCCTCGGCTCTGGACCACCGAGCCTGCTCCAGCGGCGCTGGTGATCGGGGTCGATGGCGACTATGCCGATGCGATCGCGTACAGCACGGCGCTGGCAGCCGTCGACCCCCGGCTGATCGTTGAGGGAGGCGCCCGGAACGTGGCTCGCCGGGATGGGATGGGGACGGTGATGCTCGATGGGGCGGTGACGATCGGACGTATCCCCGACCATTATGTCCAGGCAGTCGGATCCGGGACCGGGGGTGTCGCCGCGTACGAGGCAGCCTCCCGGCTGATCCGGGACGGGCGGTTCGGTGGACGGCTCCCGATCCTTCACCTCGCTCAGAACCTGCCATTCGTTCCGATGGTGGCGGCCTGGGAGGAACATACCCGCGATCTTCAGGTCGGCCCGGGGACACCATACACCGAGGAGGCAGAACAATGGGTCTCTGCCCCGGTGCTGACCAACCGGACGCCACCGTACGGGGTCCCTGGCGGGACCTATGATGCCCTTGAGGCCACCGGCGGGGAGATGTATGCGATCAGCAACGGTCTGGCCAGGGCTGCCGGCACACTCTTCACCGACTGCGAGGGAATAGACCTCGATCCGGCCGCAGCGGTCGCAACAGCCTCGCTGATCCAGGCGATCGAGATGGGAACCATAGAACCCGGATCAAGGGTGCTGCTGAACATCACCGGTGGCGGGTACGACCGTGTCGTTGAGGATCATACTCTGGTTCCGACTCCGGCCGGATACCGGGTCCCTGCCGGCAACCCTGACGATGAAATCAGAAGAGATGTAATCACCTGGGTGAATGACCATGCATGA
- a CDS encoding (Fe-S)-binding protein, which translates to MVGWVPPGRDCGACGAAGCDSFVALVEEGSKEMQNCPFYREEGTVDPQIRGVASPYTGKDVHGAVYDFVLAPLPGEISARKGIVPFRADLVERWGIQEGDIVTGRPAGPGCPVYHGLRVISANPVTGLLVCHTVGPMVAREAGLNVHDVQAYHVASFEGVAEIFAAPPVLGRRQRFLPGSCMINLSHTAVVNMVMQKSFGLHIRLEDIRIL; encoded by the coding sequence ATGGTCGGCTGGGTTCCCCCAGGGAGGGACTGCGGGGCCTGCGGTGCGGCGGGCTGCGATAGTTTTGTCGCTCTGGTTGAAGAGGGAAGCAAGGAGATGCAGAACTGCCCGTTCTACCGGGAGGAGGGGACGGTGGACCCGCAGATCAGGGGGGTCGCCTCGCCGTATACGGGCAAGGATGTCCATGGGGCCGTGTACGACTTTGTGCTGGCCCCTCTGCCCGGGGAGATCTCGGCACGAAAGGGGATCGTTCCGTTCCGAGCTGACCTGGTCGAACGATGGGGGATCCAAGAGGGGGATATCGTGACCGGCCGACCTGCCGGTCCGGGCTGTCCGGTATATCATGGCCTGCGGGTCATCTCGGCCAACCCCGTGACCGGCCTGCTGGTCTGCCACACCGTCGGGCCGATGGTGGCACGGGAGGCCGGTCTGAATGTGCACGATGTGCAGGCCTATCATGTGGCCTCCTTTGAAGGGGTTGCCGAGATCTTCGCGGCTCCGCCGGTGCTGGGACGGAGGCAGCGGTTTCTGCCCGGCTCGTGCATGATCAACCTCTCGCATACTGCCGTGGTGAACATGGTGATGCAGAAGTCATTCGGACTCCATATCCGGCTTGAGGATATCAGGATATTATGA
- a CDS encoding ATP-binding cassette domain-containing protein, with translation MDAYAIRDITLLPGVSRDGKRETFDAIVIRPGDTISIVGPTGSGKTALINDIEVFAQQDTATRRSVLVNGALPPDVLVRDPASKPIALITQHTKCLADLSVQDFLIMHLQARKCTDPARIEETIAQANQFTGEAITGTMRMTALSGGQTRSLMVADAIVISDTPLILLDEIENAGIFKDRVIASLKEHKRAVIFVTHDPYVSLLSDRRIVMQRGAVVKVIESDGSEEAALATVAGINTLLYSLRERIRAGEQITDGVEIK, from the coding sequence ATGGATGCATATGCAATCAGGGATATCACCCTCCTCCCGGGCGTCAGCCGGGACGGGAAACGGGAGACCTTCGATGCGATCGTTATCCGCCCTGGAGACACGATCTCGATCGTGGGCCCGACCGGGTCAGGGAAGACTGCATTGATCAACGATATCGAGGTCTTTGCCCAGCAGGACACCGCGACCAGAAGGAGTGTACTGGTGAACGGGGCTCTGCCCCCTGATGTCCTGGTCAGGGATCCTGCAAGTAAGCCGATCGCTCTGATCACCCAGCACACCAAGTGCCTGGCCGACCTATCAGTTCAGGACTTTCTGATCATGCATCTGCAGGCCAGGAAGTGTACAGACCCGGCAAGGATCGAGGAGACGATTGCCCAGGCCAACCAGTTCACCGGCGAGGCGATCACCGGGACGATGCGTATGACGGCCCTCTCCGGGGGGCAGACACGGTCACTGATGGTGGCCGATGCGATCGTAATCAGCGATACCCCGTTGATCCTGCTCGACGAGATCGAGAACGCTGGGATCTTCAAGGACCGGGTGATTGCCTCGTTGAAAGAACATAAGCGTGCCGTGATCTTCGTCACCCACGACCCCTATGTCTCTCTTCTCTCAGACCGCCGGATCGTGATGCAACGTGGGGCCGTCGTGAAGGTGATCGAGTCAGACGGATCGGAGGAGGCTGCGCTCGCTACGGTTGCAGGGATCAATACCCTTCTCTATTCCCTCCGCGAGCGGATCCGGGCCGGCGAGCAGATCACGGACGGGGTGGAGATCAAATGA
- a CDS encoding DUF1614 domain-containing protein has product MPRIFSSPFSLLFLIALVLIGILLIPLLFLNIVGSAFTRLGFSGWQAVLIVLLTLVGSFVNIPVTTIRSSPLFPPDRFFGGRGSRFLPFFYRVPVYTETTTVAVNLGGAVVPVVISLLLSWAAVAVVGTGLLLQIGIGIVAVTIVTHLLAEPVPGLGISTPFFIPPITAALAGLLLAGGIGWESAVIAYIGGTIGTLIGADLLNWRSYRNLGAPLVSIGGAGTFDGIFLTGVLAVLLA; this is encoded by the coding sequence ATGCCCCGGATCTTCTCAAGTCCGTTCAGCCTGCTCTTTCTGATCGCGCTGGTACTGATCGGCATCCTGCTGATCCCGCTCCTCTTTCTGAACATCGTTGGCAGTGCGTTCACGCGGCTCGGCTTCTCTGGCTGGCAGGCGGTGCTGATCGTGCTGCTGACTCTGGTTGGTAGTTTCGTCAACATACCGGTGACGACGATCCGGTCGTCGCCGCTCTTTCCGCCCGATCGGTTCTTCGGAGGCAGGGGTAGCCGGTTCCTACCGTTCTTCTACCGGGTTCCGGTCTACACCGAGACGACGACTGTCGCCGTGAACCTTGGCGGGGCGGTGGTGCCGGTGGTGATCTCGCTGCTGCTGAGTTGGGCCGCGGTTGCTGTGGTCGGCACTGGACTGCTGCTGCAGATCGGTATCGGCATCGTCGCGGTGACGATCGTCACCCACCTGCTGGCCGAGCCGGTACCGGGCCTCGGGATCTCCACCCCGTTCTTCATCCCCCCGATCACCGCGGCGCTGGCCGGTCTGCTGCTGGCAGGAGGAATCGGCTGGGAGAGTGCGGTGATCGCCTATATCGGTGGGACTATAGGGACCCTGATCGGGGCCGACCTGCTGAACTGGCGCTCGTACAGGAACCTCGGCGCTCCGCTGGTCTCGATCGGGGGTGCCGGCACCTTCGACGGGATCTTCCTTACCGGGGTGCTGGCCGTGCTGCTGGCCTGA
- a CDS encoding PQ-loop repeat-containing protein, with translation MMITGSVLWSGYGLMIGQMPIMVTNGVLFVLITARFRGQD, from the coding sequence ATGATGATCACCGGCTCGGTGCTCTGGTCAGGGTACGGACTGATGATCGGGCAGATGCCGATCATGGTCACTAACGGGGTGCTCTTCGTGCTGATCACCGCCCGGTTCAGGGGTCAAGATTAG
- a CDS encoding GTP-binding protein, whose amino-acid sequence MKLIAIAGPPSAGKTAVARQVIRQLQGEHRIAYLKVDVVRAFEDQELKQEFSIPTRIVYSGDLCPDHTGIMVLMDGLSWAEKQGADLLIYESAGLCLRCTPFTTQALGVVVVSAVSGSNTPLKMAPMIALADIAVVTRVDLVSQAEKEVFRECILEVSPGVDIIETNAVQGTGLRYLIERVAQAEEVTDPATIVLRGSPPLGVCTICVGKKEIGWQHHFGVLRQLDNADHLFRGD is encoded by the coding sequence ATGAAGCTGATCGCGATCGCCGGCCCCCCGAGCGCCGGTAAGACCGCCGTGGCCAGGCAGGTGATCCGGCAATTGCAGGGAGAGCATCGGATCGCCTATCTCAAGGTCGACGTGGTTCGAGCTTTTGAGGATCAGGAACTGAAGCAGGAGTTCTCGATCCCGACCAGGATCGTCTACTCTGGCGACCTCTGCCCTGATCACACCGGGATCATGGTCCTGATGGACGGACTCTCCTGGGCGGAGAAGCAGGGGGCTGATCTGTTGATCTATGAGAGTGCTGGCCTCTGCCTCCGGTGTACTCCCTTCACGACACAGGCCCTCGGGGTCGTGGTGGTCAGCGCCGTCAGCGGCTCCAACACTCCGCTGAAGATGGCGCCGATGATCGCCCTCGCCGATATCGCGGTGGTGACCAGGGTAGACCTGGTCTCGCAGGCAGAGAAGGAGGTCTTTCGGGAGTGTATCCTGGAGGTGAGCCCGGGTGTTGATATCATCGAGACCAATGCTGTGCAGGGGACCGGTCTCCGGTACCTGATCGAGCGGGTCGCACAGGCAGAAGAGGTTACCGATCCCGCGACGATCGTACTCCGTGGCAGTCCCCCGCTTGGGGTCTGCACCATCTGTGTCGGCAAGAAGGAGATCGGCTGGCAGCACCACTTTGGGGTGCTCAGACAGCTCGATAACGCCGACCACCTCTTCCGGGGTGACTGA